The sequence ATAAACGGGTAAAAATCATACTCAACCCCGAGGAAGGTAAATAGATTGGGACTTTCTGCGGAAAACCTGCGTAAGGTTTATAAAAAGCGTGCCGTTGTGGACGGAATCTCGCTTAAGGTTTCCAAAGGCGAGGTAGTGGGGCTTCTCGGTCCGAACGGAGCCGGGAAAACCACCACCTTCTACATGCTCACCGGCATAGTCAAGCCGGACGGCGGAAGTGTGCACCTCAACGGCAAGGACATAACAAGAAGCCCCATACACGAGCGCAGCAGGGCGGGCATAGGCTATCTTCCGCAGGAACCTTCTGTTTTCAGAAAGCTCAGTGTTTATGAAAACATATACGCAGCGCTTGAACTGAAAAACAGTGATAAATCTCTGATAAAAGAGACAACAGAAAGACTGATCCGCGAGTTCGGGCTTGAGAAAGTGCGGGATTCGCAGGGCTATTCCCTTTCCGGAGGAGAGAGAAGAAGGGTGGAGATAGCGCGCTGCATATCCGCTGAACCCGATGTTATAATGCTTGATGAGCCTTTTTCGGGTATAGATCCTATATCCGTATCGGATATACAGAAGATGATTTTTGCTCTGAAGGAGATGGGTCTCGGCGTTCTGATAACTGATCACAACGTGCGTGAGACTCTTAAGATAACCGACAGGGCTTATATTGTAGCGGACGGAAAAATACTCTGCCACGGCTCCCCACAGGAGATTGTGAACAATGAAGAGGTTATCAGCCGCTACCTTGGTGAGGGCTTTGAAATCTGATGGTATCCGGAAAGCTTAATATCGGTCTTCAGACAAAACTTTCACAGAAGCTTCTGATCACTCCTCAGATGAAGCAGTCTCTGAACATCCTTCAGATGCCTATTACCGAACTGGTGCAGGAGCTTAACACATATCTTGAGGAAAACCCCGTGCTTGAGGAGATTCAGGAAGGGGAGGAAAAATCCGCTGAGGAGCTTAAGAACGAGGAAAACTTCGAGGATGATCTCCTTAAGGTTGACTGGGATGAGCTTTACCGTGATAACGAGGAGCTCCAGTATAATCCGTCAAGCGATGAAGGCTACGATTTTGAAAAATTCATCGGCAGAACGGACAACCTCTGTGACCACCTGATGTTTCAGCTTAAGATCATGGGACTGGGAACGGAAGCGGAGAATATAGGCGAATACATTATAGGGAACCTGTCCGAGGACGGTTTTTTCAGGCTGCCCTGTTCGGAGGTCGCCGAGCATTTCGGCTGTCCGGAGAAACAGGTTGAGGCTGTTTTGGAGATCATCAAGGGGTTTGAGCCTTCTGGAATAGCCAGCTCAAACCTGCGTGAATGTATCTGCCGCCAGCTTGAGGATTTCGGAACGGAAGAAGTTTATATGGAGCTTGTCGCCGAACTCCTTGAAAACTACGAAGAAGAACTGATAAACTTTAAGTATGCCGATATAATGAAGAGTATCGGCATCGAACAGGACACTTTTGAGTATCTCCTTTTTTTAATAAGAAAGACAGACCCCAAACCCGGGCTTTCTTTTCAGAAAGGGGAGAACAGACATGTTACCCCCGATGTGTACATAGCCCGTAAGGGCGATGATTTTGACGTTGTCCTCAATGAGGACGGAATGCCCTCACTGCGCACAAGCGCCTACTACATGCGCCTGCTGAAAAGCGCCAATGTGGATGAAAAAGCGAAGGCGTACCTTGAGGAGAAGATTAAAGGCGCCGTATGGCTGATAAAAAGCCTTAACAAGCGCCAGAAAGCCATATACCGTGTGGTGAAGGCGATAATCGATGCGCAGAAGCCGTTCTTTCTCGGTTCGGTGAGGCATCTCAGCCCGCTGAAGCTGAAAGACATTGCGGAGGTCACCGAGCTTCACGAATCCACAGTGAGCAGAGTTACTTCCGGCAAGTACGCCATGACGGAGCACGGGGTCATGGAGCTGAAGTCCTTCTTCGTGAAAGGGCTGGACACGGCAGACGGCGACATGTCCACCGACAGGGTGAAGGATATGATTAAAGGGATCATTGATGAAGAGCCCGCTGACAGTCCCCACAGCGATCAGAAAATTGTGGAAATTTTGCAGAAAAAAGGTATAAAAATTGCACGGCGAACCGTTGCGAAATATAGAGATGAGTTAAATATACCCACCAAATCTCAGAGAAAAAAAACCGGGAGGTAGCATGAACGTCCAGATTACTGCAAGAAACATTGAAATTACGGATGCAATAAGAAGCTACGCAGAAAAGAAAGTAGCCAAACTCGAAAAATACTTCGATCACATTACCGAAGCAAACGTTCTTCTGGAGGTTCAGAAAAATCTTCATATAGTGGAAGTGCTTATCACTGCAAAAGGCGTGTTTATGAAAGGGCTGGAGAAGTCCGAGGATCTTTACGCGTCCATAGACCTCTCGGTGGATAAGATAGAAAAGCAGCTTATAAAATATAAAGAAAAACTGAAAAGCAAAAAGCTTATGGATAAAGAGTTCAGGGCTCCCCTCAAGCTTAATGTTCTTGATGTTGACAGCTTTGACAGTAACGAGCCCCGTGTGGTTGTCTCCAAGGACATGCCGGTAAAACCCATGGATGTTGAAGAAGCCGTTATGCAGATGGATCTCCTGAACAAGACCTTTTTTGTTTTCCGCAACGCTGAAAGCGGTGAACTGAGTGTTGTCTACAGAAGGGACGACGGCAATATCGGTCTGATAGACTCCTAGGCATATTTGATGAATCTTTCCGATTACATAGACGGGGAGAGGGTAATCCTCTCCCTTTCTTCTCAGGATAAGGATTCCGCAATCAGAGAAATGGTGAGCTTTCTGGACGGAAAGAATGCCCTTAGCGATGCGGAATCGGCTCTTAAGGCACTTTTTGAAAGAGAAAAGCTCGGAAGCACAGGGGTAGGGGAGGAGATAGCCATCCCCCACGCCAAGCTTGCCATTGACGATCTTGTAATGCTTATGGCTTTCAGCGAAGGCTTGCCCTTTCAGTCCGCTGACGGTAAAGATGTGAAGATACTCTTTCTCGTTCTCGCTCCGGAAAAGCAGATGAACCTCCACCTGAAAACGCTGGCGAAAATCAGCAGACTGGTGAAAGCCACCGATTTCAGGGACAGGGTGCTCGGGGCGAAAAGCGCTCAAGAGGTCTGCCTCATTCTCCGTGAAGAGGAACAGAAGCTTTAAGAGGATATAATTCCGGATGGATCTGCATGGATAAAATGCCTGTTTCCGATCTGCTTTCTGCCGGAGCAAAGCACATAGGGCTCAGGCTCCTCCACGGCAAAAAGCAGACTCACGAACACTTCATAACCAGCCACCGCATTCAAAAGCCCGGGCTGGCTCTGGCTGGTTTTACCGAATACCTCCACGAGGGTCGGATACAGATTCTCGGCAATACTGAAATAACCTATCTCTGGACACTGCCGCCGAAGCAGCGAAAAGCCGCGGCGGATAACCTTATGCAGCATGAAATCTGCTGCTTCATCGTTACTAAAAACTTAAAAATACCGAAAGAGTTCCTCGCCGCAGTGCAGGAATGCGGTGTACCGCTGTTTAAGACCAAGCTTCTCAGCTCCAAGGCAATAGAGCTCATAACCGATTTCCTTGAGGAAAGATTAGCGCCGGAAACAAATGTCCACGGGGTTCTTATGGATGTTTACGGAATAGGCGTGCTTATCATGGGCAGAAGCGGCATAGGCAAGAGCGAGTGCGCCGTGGAGCTTGTCAAACGGGGGCACAGGCTCGTTGCGGACGATATTGTCACCATAAAGAAGCGTTACGACACCCTTGTGGGCATGAGCAACGACATACTCCGTCACCATATTGAAGTCCGCGGGCTGGGCATACTCAACATAAAAGACATGTTCGGCGTGACTGCTATCCGCATGCGCAAAAAGATTGAGCTTGTGATAGAGTTTGTGGACTGGGATCAGGTGGGAAGCTGCGACCGCATAGGGCTTGAAAAGAAATTCTATGAAACCCTCGATATAAAAACACCCATGACGGTTCTGCCCATAACTGCGGGAAGAAATATGGCGGTGATTGTCGAAGTGGCGGCGAGAAACCAGCTTCTTAAGGTTATGGGATATGATTCCGCCAAGGATTTTTCGGATAATCTGCTCAATAAAATGAACCCTAAAAGAAAAAAGAATGGCGCCGCTGCCGGCGATATATTATCCTTTAAGAATATTCCTAAAAAGGGGGAAGAGTAGTGCAGAGAGTTTCTCTGGTTGTTCTGACCGGACTTTCCGGCGCGGGTAAGTCGCGTGCGGCGGATGTTCTGGAAGATCTCGGCTATTACACAGTGGACAATTTTCCTCCTCAGCTTCTTGAAAAATTCCTTGAGCTTATCTTTAATTTTAACATGGATGTTTCCAAGGTTGCCCTTGTAATAGACATACGCAGCAGAAACAGCGTTAAGGCTTCCGAGGTTATTTCGCTCCTTAAAAACAATTACGGGGCAAAGGTGCTTTTCATAGAGGCGGACAACGCAACGCTTATCAAACGCTACAAAGAGACAAGACGCACCCATCCGCTGGGCTCAAATCTGCCCGAAGCGATTGACACCGAGAGGGAAAGTCTCAGGGAGATAAGGGAAACAGCGGATATTGTCATAGATACCTCACGCAAAACAGTGCATGAGCTTGCCCGTCAGGTGGAGTCCTACTTCATGGACGATGATTCCGCGCAGCTCAGCATAACTGTTCAGTCCTTCGGTTTTAAATACGGTGTGCCTGAGGATTCCGACCTGCTTTTTGATGTCCGTTTCCTGAAAAACCCTCACTTCGAGGATGACCTCAGGGAAAAGACAGGACGGGAAAAAGTGGTTCAGGATTATGTGTTTTCAGATGAAAAAACTGGAATTTATATTGAAAAAATTAAAGATATGCTGAATTTTCTCATTCCAAACTATCTTACAGAAGGAAAAAGATTCTTAACCGTATCAGTAGGGTGCACAGGCGGTAAACACAGATCCGTGGCTATTGCCGAAAATCTATCGAAATATCTGAAAGAAACGACTAAATTTAAAATTATAACTAAGCACAGAGATATGGACAGGTGACAATGATGGTCGGAATAGTTCTTGTAACACACGGCAGGTTCGGTGAAGAGCTTAAAAAAAGCGCGGAAATGATTTTGGGCTCTCAGGAAGGTGTTGAGACGATTTCCATGGAGTACGGTTCCTCTCTGGCGGATGTAGCCGATGAAATAGAAAAAATGATCGCCAGATATGAGGATTCGGGCGCCATAGTGTTCACCGATATGTTCGGCGGCAGCCCCTCCAATGTGGCTATGGCTTATCTCGGCTCAAAAAATGTCGAGGTGGTTTCGGGCGTTAATCTCCCCATGCTTATCAAGGCTCTGGGGCTGAGACGCGAGAATAAATCGATCAGGGTAATGTGCAACGAATGCGCGGATTCCGCGAGACAGAGCATAATCGTTGCCGGAGAGCTTTTAAAAGAGACATCATGAAGAAAATAATTTTTCGTGTTGATGACAGACTTATACACGGTCAGGTGATTGAAGGCTGGGTCAAGTATTACAAAATCCACCGGATTATGGTTGTCAGCGACCGCATAGCCGGAGACAGCCTTCAGCGCATGATTTATCAGAGTGCGCTCCCTTCGGGCTGCACCCTTGAGATTATGAATGTGGAACAGTTCATCTCTTCATTTGAAAAACTGAAAGCTGTGAAGGACTACACCCTCGTTCTCATGGAATCGGTGGAGGATCTGGCACGCTGTACCGACTTAATAGACAATGATGTTTATGTGAATATAGGCTGCGTCGCCTGTCGTGAGCACAAGGTGGAGGTCTCCAACACCGTGTTTCTCGATCTGGACGAGATTGAGCAGGTCTGTTCCATCCGTGACACGGTGGAAGTGTATATTCACAAGGTTCCTTGGGAACCAAGCGTTGAAATAAGAAACTTTTCAAAACTCCTGAAAGGCGGGTTATGACCCAACAGATTCTGCTGTTAGCGTTTTCGGGGATAATCACTGTGGACAGAGCCGCAGGCTTCAACACTATGGTATCCCGCCCTCTTGTTGTGTCCGTGATCATAGGTATGATATTCGGAACGGTGGAGTTGTGCTTTCTTGGCGGGTTGATCTTTGAAATAATCGGACTGGTGGATGTTCCTGTAGGCACAAGGATTTCCAGAGACGACAGCTTCGGGGCATACGCTTTTTCTCTCGTTTTGTCCTACCACGCCGTGACGGGGATGAGCAGCTTTATCCTTGCTCTGATGCTTGTTATAGTGTTTACATACCCTGTTACAATGTCGCTGCATATATGCAGAAAGCTCAACAAGAGACTTTATCTCAGAGAGCTTGGCATGGGGGATAAATTCAACGCCTCCAAGCTGGTTAGGCTGGGGCTTCTGTTTCACTTCGGACAGGGGGTTATGGTTTATAATCTCGCCTTTGTTGTTATCTACACACTTTACCAGTGGTTTGCCTCGTATCTTCCCGGTAATGACAACTTTATCCCCTATGTAATTTTTACAATCATATTCCTCTCGGGCTTTCTGCTCCGCTTTCTTTCCGGCAACAGTTATGTGAAATACCTGCTGTTTCTCGGCGGGATTCTGGTCGGCTGGGCGGTCTTATGAAAAGTCTGGTTACTCTTTTCAAAAGTCTTTTTTACCATGCCGGACTTAACCACGAAAATATGCAGGGGACAGGCTTCTATTACCTGCTGAAAGACGCGGCAAAACGCAACGGTATGGAGATTGACGAAAAATGTCTTGAAAGCCAGCGCAAATATTTTAATACTCATCCGTTTCTGGTAAACTTCATTCTCGGCATGTGGCTGACGGAATATAAAAACGGTTCGGATCCGGAGACTTTCAAAAAGGCGTATTCCTCCGCTTTCGGTGCACTGGGCGACAGCTTCTTCTGGCATTCTCTGCGTCCGTTTTCTTTTGTATTCGCCGCTATCACGGGTACATTTGATCCGTTTCTGGGAGTAATGGTTTACCTGCTTACTTTCAATCTGTTCCACCTTACATTTCTTTTCACGGGCTACAGCCTCGGCATGGAGCTGGGGCGTGATGTAATAGTGTGGTTCAACCGTATAGGCTTCAATAAGTGGCCTGAACATTTTGATCTTATAAGCGTCTTTTTTTTAGGCGTTTTTCTTTCGTATATGTTTAAAACCGGCGCTGAAATAAGCGTGGATATTTTCTTTATTGCCGCCGGCTATCTCGCTATGGGGCTTATTCTGGCAAAAAAGCTGGATATAACCCTAGGGCTCATGATCAATCTGATTCTGAGCGGCATAATATTTTTTCAATTGGGAGTCTAAATGCAGTTACTTAACAAAAAGCTGGAAATTGTAAATGAACTCGGACTGCATGCCAGAGCGGCAGCGAACCTTGTTAAGGTTGCGGAGAAGTTTTCCTGCGATATTAAAGTGAAGAAGGACGGCTTTGAGGTAAACGGAAAAAGCATCATGGGGCTTATGATGCTTGCGGCGCAGAAGGGCAGCTTTATCGAGATCATCGCAAACGGCACCGACGCTGACGAAGCGGTATGCGCCATTGAGAATCTTGTCGCAGACAGGTTCGGTGAGGGGAAATGAAGATCTACAAGGGCATAGGCTCGTCCGAAGGGGTATCCATAGGCAAATGTTACCTCCTTGACCGCCTGAAGGTCAGCTTTCAGAAACGCAGGATAGAGCCGCACGAGACAGACGGCGAATGCGCGCGGCTTGACTCAGCCGTGGCTGACGCTACCGCTTATATTGAAAAAGTGCGTGAAATGGGCAAGGACAGCTATTCCGAAAGCCATTCCATGATTTTCGACGTTTACCTGATGCTCCTTCGCGATGAAATGCTCATCGGCAAAAGCAAAGAGCTTGTCAGGAACAGTCTGGTAAATGCCGAACAGGCTCTGCACTCAACTGGAAGAGAACTCAGCAGAGTTTTTCAGCGTGCTGACGATGAATATCTCCGTGAGCGGGGGAACGATGTTGTCCACATAGTGCAGAAGCTCATGCGCTTTCTCACAGGTGAAGGGTACGACATTCTTGAACAGGTTGAGGAAAATTCCGTGGTTGTTTCCCACGACCTTTCCCCGTCTGACACTACGCATATTCTCAAGAAAAAAATAAAGGGATTCGCCACGGATCTGGGCAGCAAGATCTCCCATACCTCAATCCTTGCCCGCTCTCTCGGACTGCCCGCCGTTGTCGGGCTTGAGGACATATCAAAGGTTGCCGAAAGCGGCGATATAATCATCCTAGACGGCTTTGAAGGGGTGGTGATAATCGACCCTGACGCCGAAACCCTTGAAAAATACACTGTAAAGGAAAAACGCTACCGTGATTACATCACCTCTCTTGAAAATCTCCGTGATACAGAGGTCCGCACTGCTGACGGAGTGGATGTCTACCTCTATTCAAATGTTGAGCTTAATGACGAAATCCATCTTTCCAACCTGAACAACGCCTCCGGTGTGGGACTTTACAGAACGGAGTATATCTATCTCCAGCACGGGGACGTTTCAGAGGAGCAGCAGTTTCAGATATTGAAAGAGGCCGTGGAGCTCAACGGGGGGAAGCCGACAACTATCAGGACATTTGATCTCGGCGGGGAAAAGCTCTCCGAGGAGATGCCCCACCCGAAGGAGCAGAACCCTGTAATGGGGCTGCGCGCCGTGCGTTATTCCCTCCGTTTCAGGGAATTTTTTATCAGGCAGCTCAGGGCGATTCTGCGTGCCTCAGTGTACGGAGAGATAAAGATAATGTTCCCCATGATCTCCGGTCTGCACGAATACCGCAAGGTGCGTGAGGTTTACGAATCAGCCAAAAAATCACTCAGAGCCGAAGGCGTGCCGTTTGCGGAGAATATAAAGCTCGGCATAATGGTTGAACTTCCCTCCATAGCCATAATCAGCGGTCTGATAGCCCGTGAGGTGGATTTCATGAGTGTGGGCACCAATGACCTCATCCAGTACACCCTCGGAATAGACCGCAACAACGAATACGTGGCTTATTTGTATAAGCCTGCGCATCCGGCTATACTCACTCTTCTGAACACGATAATAACCGCCGCCAGAAAAGAGGGGATAGACTGCTCTGTCTGCGGCGAGATAGCCGGCGAACCGAGATATATTCCTATACTCTTGGGACTGGGCTACAGACAGCTCAGCATGAGCCCCGCCCATATACTCAGGGCTAAGAAGCTGATTAAGCAGCTTAAGGCTCATGACTGCGAGCATCTCGTGGCTGATCTTATGAAGTGCGATACCTCTATATTGGCGGAAGAGAAGGTCACCTCCTTTGTCGAAAGGCAGGGAGAGGGTATTTTCTTCTCCTGAAAAATTGGTTTGTAAAAAACACCTGAACGTATATAATTCACCCTGTTACTAAAAAATAACGGAAGTTTTTATGAATAAAGCCCAGCGTGAGCTGAACCCCGCTAACCTTCTTACGGCACTGAGAATTATCTCAGTTCCTGTTTTTCTCGCTTTTCTCTATTTTGATAAGCCGCTGCTGAACGTGATCGCATGCGCGGTGTATACTGTTTTCGCCGCGACTGACTATGTGGACGGCTACATAGCCAGAAAATACAACATGGTTACTGACCTCGGTAAAATCCTTGATCCTGTGGCGGATAAGATTTTTGTCGCAGCCACCATGATCGCTCTCGTAGAGATGGGCAGGCTTGAGGGCTTCATACTGATGATAATCCTCACCCGTGATTTTGCCGTGGGCGCTCTGCGTAACCTCGCAGCCAGCAAAGGGATTATAATAGCCGCGGGCGGCGCCGGAAAATGGAAAACAGGCTTCCAGATGACAGGTGTGGGCTGTATCATATTCAAAAACAGTCTTTTCGGCTTGAACGTGCATCTCGTGGGAACAATACTGGTCTATATATCACTGATATTCTCGCTGTATTCAGCATGGGAATATTTCAGAGGTTATTACAAACCGTCTGATGAAAAAAGTAAGCCTTAGCACGGCAGCGGAGTATTCCGACCCCGCCGTTCTTTCATTTATCGATTCATTTTTCTCCCTCCATGCAGGAAGGCTGGCGGAGGCGGGAAAAGTTCTGCTCAAACCGAATCTTCTCCTTGCGGCACCGCCTGAAAGAGGAATCACCACGCACCCGCTTTTTGCTGATGCCGTGATAACCGCTCTGCGTAAATACACAAGGGCGGATCTTTTTCTCGGTGACAGCCCGGGAGCGAACTTCGGCAAATATGAAACTGTCCTGAAAAAGACGGGCATGACTGAAATATGTGAAAAACACAGCATAAGGACAGTCCGCATGGAGGCTTCCGCTCCGAGGATGAAAAACGGGCGTGTTTATGCCACCGCTGCCGATGAGGCTGATATAATAATAAATATAGCCAAGCTCAAAACCCACTCCCTCACAGGGCTGACACTGTGCGTAAAGAACATGTTCGGGCTTGTTCCCGGCAGCGCCAAGGTCGGTTACCACAGGGAGCATCCGGATGATAAGGAACTGGCTTATAATATTTACGATTTCTTTTCGATGTTTGAAGGGAAGATTATGAATCTCCTTGACGGCATAACAGCCCATGAAGGCGACGGTCCCTCAAGGGGCAGACCTGTTCATCTGGGGCTTATGGCTGCATCAGACGATGCCGTGGCGCTGGACGCGGCTGTGACCCGTCTTCTGGGGTTTGATGAGGACTTCTGTCTTACCACCCTTGGCGCCAAGCGGGCAGGCTACGACACGTCAGATATTCAGGCGGATTTGCCGGAGGGTATATTCAGGGTGAAAATACCTGTTTCCAAGAAGGTTCCCGTGCTGCCTGAGTTTATTAAGTCGTGGGTATCTGACAGAGTGTTTGTTAAGCCTTTCATTATAACGGAAAAATGTATAAAATGCCGTCTGTGCGTAACAAGCTGTCCGGTGGAGGTGATTCGCACGGACGGGGAATTTTTCATAGAAACAGATAAATGTATAGAATGCTTCTGCTGTCACGAGGTCTGCGAATCGGACGCTGTGGGCATGAAGCGTTCACTTCTTCATAAGGTGTTTGTAAAATGAAATTTGTTTTACTTATTATTTGTTATCTCATCGGCTCCATCCCCACCGGCTATCTTTTGGTGAAGAAGGTGAAGGGTATAGACATCAGAACGGTCGGCAGCGGAAACGTGGGCGCTACTAACGCCGCCAGAATCCTTGGCAAATGGGGCTTTGCCGCTGTTTTTGCCGTAGATATGCTCAAGGGCTTCATCCCCGTGTGGATCACGGGCATGCTTTATCCGGATGTTGTGCTTATCGCCGCGGTGCTTGTGGTTCTGGGGCATACATACACCGTATTTCTCAACTTCAAGGGCGGAAAAGGCGTGGCGACAGCCGTGGGTGTTTTTCTCGCTCTGGCTCCGATTCCTCTGGGCGTGGCGGCGGTGGCTTTCGGCGTGGTGATTTACATTTCCCGCATGGTGTCCTTAAGCTCCATCACAGCTGCGGCAGTGCTCGCCGCTTCTGTTGTTCTCATGGACACGGAAGTATCTTTGAAAATATTTACAGTGGTTATCGCCGCTTTTGTGATCTATAAACACAGAACAAACATCAGCAGAATTATGAAAGGCGAGGAAAGCAGAATTGAGTTTAAGCGTAAATCCTCTTGATATAATGGATGAGTGCGCCTCTCTCGCTCTGGCGGGAAAGGGCTTTACGAAGACCAACCCGATAGTCGGCGCCGTCATTGTCAGGGACGGAAAAATAATCGGACGCGGCTGGCACACTGAATACGGCAAGGCACACGCCGAAGTCA is a genomic window of Geovibrio thiophilus containing:
- the lptB gene encoding LPS export ABC transporter ATP-binding protein; protein product: MGLSAENLRKVYKKRAVVDGISLKVSKGEVVGLLGPNGAGKTTTFYMLTGIVKPDGGSVHLNGKDITRSPIHERSRAGIGYLPQEPSVFRKLSVYENIYAALELKNSDKSLIKETTERLIREFGLEKVRDSQGYSLSGGERRRVEIARCISAEPDVIMLDEPFSGIDPISVSDIQKMIFALKEMGLGVLITDHNVRETLKITDRAYIVADGKILCHGSPQEIVNNEEVISRYLGEGFEI
- the rpoN gene encoding RNA polymerase factor sigma-54, giving the protein MVSGKLNIGLQTKLSQKLLITPQMKQSLNILQMPITELVQELNTYLEENPVLEEIQEGEEKSAEELKNEENFEDDLLKVDWDELYRDNEELQYNPSSDEGYDFEKFIGRTDNLCDHLMFQLKIMGLGTEAENIGEYIIGNLSEDGFFRLPCSEVAEHFGCPEKQVEAVLEIIKGFEPSGIASSNLRECICRQLEDFGTEEVYMELVAELLENYEEELINFKYADIMKSIGIEQDTFEYLLFLIRKTDPKPGLSFQKGENRHVTPDVYIARKGDDFDVVLNEDGMPSLRTSAYYMRLLKSANVDEKAKAYLEEKIKGAVWLIKSLNKRQKAIYRVVKAIIDAQKPFFLGSVRHLSPLKLKDIAEVTELHESTVSRVTSGKYAMTEHGVMELKSFFVKGLDTADGDMSTDRVKDMIKGIIDEEPADSPHSDQKIVEILQKKGIKIARRTVAKYRDELNIPTKSQRKKTGR
- the hpf gene encoding ribosome hibernation-promoting factor, HPF/YfiA family, which gives rise to MNVQITARNIEITDAIRSYAEKKVAKLEKYFDHITEANVLLEVQKNLHIVEVLITAKGVFMKGLEKSEDLYASIDLSVDKIEKQLIKYKEKLKSKKLMDKEFRAPLKLNVLDVDSFDSNEPRVVVSKDMPVKPMDVEEAVMQMDLLNKTFFVFRNAESGELSVVYRRDDGNIGLIDS
- a CDS encoding PTS sugar transporter subunit IIA is translated as MNLSDYIDGERVILSLSSQDKDSAIREMVSFLDGKNALSDAESALKALFEREKLGSTGVGEEIAIPHAKLAIDDLVMLMAFSEGLPFQSADGKDVKILFLVLAPEKQMNLHLKTLAKISRLVKATDFRDRVLGAKSAQEVCLILREEEQKL
- the hprK gene encoding HPr(Ser) kinase/phosphatase; the protein is MDKMPVSDLLSAGAKHIGLRLLHGKKQTHEHFITSHRIQKPGLALAGFTEYLHEGRIQILGNTEITYLWTLPPKQRKAAADNLMQHEICCFIVTKNLKIPKEFLAAVQECGVPLFKTKLLSSKAIELITDFLEERLAPETNVHGVLMDVYGIGVLIMGRSGIGKSECAVELVKRGHRLVADDIVTIKKRYDTLVGMSNDILRHHIEVRGLGILNIKDMFGVTAIRMRKKIELVIEFVDWDQVGSCDRIGLEKKFYETLDIKTPMTVLPITAGRNMAVIVEVAARNQLLKVMGYDSAKDFSDNLLNKMNPKRKKNGAAAGDILSFKNIPKKGEE
- the rapZ gene encoding RNase adapter RapZ; its protein translation is MQRVSLVVLTGLSGAGKSRAADVLEDLGYYTVDNFPPQLLEKFLELIFNFNMDVSKVALVIDIRSRNSVKASEVISLLKNNYGAKVLFIEADNATLIKRYKETRRTHPLGSNLPEAIDTERESLREIRETADIVIDTSRKTVHELARQVESYFMDDDSAQLSITVQSFGFKYGVPEDSDLLFDVRFLKNPHFEDDLREKTGREKVVQDYVFSDEKTGIYIEKIKDMLNFLIPNYLTEGKRFLTVSVGCTGGKHRSVAIAENLSKYLKETTKFKIITKHRDMDR
- a CDS encoding PTS sugar transporter subunit IIA, with protein sequence MMVGIVLVTHGRFGEELKKSAEMILGSQEGVETISMEYGSSLADVADEIEKMIARYEDSGAIVFTDMFGGSPSNVAMAYLGSKNVEVVSGVNLPMLIKALGLRRENKSIRVMCNECADSARQSIIVAGELLKETS
- a CDS encoding PTS system mannose/fructose/N-acetylgalactosamine-transporter subunit IIB, producing MKKIIFRVDDRLIHGQVIEGWVKYYKIHRIMVVSDRIAGDSLQRMIYQSALPSGCTLEIMNVEQFISSFEKLKAVKDYTLVLMESVEDLARCTDLIDNDVYVNIGCVACREHKVEVSNTVFLDLDEIEQVCSIRDTVEVYIHKVPWEPSVEIRNFSKLLKGGL
- a CDS encoding PTS sugar transporter subunit IIC — its product is MTQQILLLAFSGIITVDRAAGFNTMVSRPLVVSVIIGMIFGTVELCFLGGLIFEIIGLVDVPVGTRISRDDSFGAYAFSLVLSYHAVTGMSSFILALMLVIVFTYPVTMSLHICRKLNKRLYLRELGMGDKFNASKLVRLGLLFHFGQGVMVYNLAFVVIYTLYQWFASYLPGNDNFIPYVIFTIIFLSGFLLRFLSGNSYVKYLLFLGGILVGWAVL
- a CDS encoding PTS system mannose/fructose/sorbose family transporter subunit IID, which translates into the protein MKSLVTLFKSLFYHAGLNHENMQGTGFYYLLKDAAKRNGMEIDEKCLESQRKYFNTHPFLVNFILGMWLTEYKNGSDPETFKKAYSSAFGALGDSFFWHSLRPFSFVFAAITGTFDPFLGVMVYLLTFNLFHLTFLFTGYSLGMELGRDVIVWFNRIGFNKWPEHFDLISVFFLGVFLSYMFKTGAEISVDIFFIAAGYLAMGLILAKKLDITLGLMINLILSGIIFFQLGV
- a CDS encoding HPr family phosphocarrier protein, encoding MQLLNKKLEIVNELGLHARAAANLVKVAEKFSCDIKVKKDGFEVNGKSIMGLMMLAAQKGSFIEIIANGTDADEAVCAIENLVADRFGEGK
- the ptsP gene encoding phosphoenolpyruvate--protein phosphotransferase, whose protein sequence is MKIYKGIGSSEGVSIGKCYLLDRLKVSFQKRRIEPHETDGECARLDSAVADATAYIEKVREMGKDSYSESHSMIFDVYLMLLRDEMLIGKSKELVRNSLVNAEQALHSTGRELSRVFQRADDEYLRERGNDVVHIVQKLMRFLTGEGYDILEQVEENSVVVSHDLSPSDTTHILKKKIKGFATDLGSKISHTSILARSLGLPAVVGLEDISKVAESGDIIILDGFEGVVIIDPDAETLEKYTVKEKRYRDYITSLENLRDTEVRTADGVDVYLYSNVELNDEIHLSNLNNASGVGLYRTEYIYLQHGDVSEEQQFQILKEAVELNGGKPTTIRTFDLGGEKLSEEMPHPKEQNPVMGLRAVRYSLRFREFFIRQLRAILRASVYGEIKIMFPMISGLHEYRKVREVYESAKKSLRAEGVPFAENIKLGIMVELPSIAIISGLIAREVDFMSVGTNDLIQYTLGIDRNNEYVAYLYKPAHPAILTLLNTIITAARKEGIDCSVCGEIAGEPRYIPILLGLGYRQLSMSPAHILRAKKLIKQLKAHDCEHLVADLMKCDTSILAEEKVTSFVERQGEGIFFS
- the pgsA gene encoding CDP-diacylglycerol--glycerol-3-phosphate 3-phosphatidyltransferase, encoding MNKAQRELNPANLLTALRIISVPVFLAFLYFDKPLLNVIACAVYTVFAATDYVDGYIARKYNMVTDLGKILDPVADKIFVAATMIALVEMGRLEGFILMIILTRDFAVGALRNLAASKGIIIAAGGAGKWKTGFQMTGVGCIIFKNSLFGLNVHLVGTILVYISLIFSLYSAWEYFRGYYKPSDEKSKP